AACTATAGGCTTAGCTATAGTCCGATTGCATCAATCCTTTTGCGGAGATTCGTTACAGAACAAGACACGTCGAGAATGGATGGGAGGCCGGAGTGAGATCGTGCCGCTATGCCCCCTGCTTCGCCTTGCCTCGCGCGACCAGCGCAACCACCTGTAACAGTTTTTCCACTCGAGCCTTGTATTGGTTCATGAACTGAGCCGTCCACATCGTGTTGTATTCGATGGCCGCACTCTTCTTCATCCCGGCATCTTTTTCACCGACCGGAGAGGAATAGTGCGCAATCAGACGATCCAGTTCATCTTCACCAAAATTTCTCGAGTACGCCTGTTTGAGATGATCATGGAGGGTTTCCATCTTCCCCATTGACTGCCTAATGTCTTTGAGAAAGGCATCAAGAAGGCGTTCTATTTCCTTCTTGGTCTCACCTGACACAGTGGGATAGCTGACCGCAATGGACTTTCGGATCTGTTGCTCATACTCGCTGACATATTTTTGCGTGAGCGTCTCGTATTCCGACTCAAGTTCAGAGACTCGGATCAGCGTCAGCAACTTCTCAATTTTGATGGTTTTGGAGTTCTCGATCGTAGCCGCATCGGCAACAGCCCCCCCAACGACCACTGTCATGCTCCAGAAGCACCCGAGTAGAGCAACCCGTGCAACACAGCCCTGTTGTCTTTTCTCCTGGTCGCGCATAGTTCTCACCTCTTGCGACCGAGTCTACTCCGATTGGACTGCTCGTCAAGAAATAGAGCACCTTCTACGATGTGACGGGAGTGATGAGCATCGGCCCATACGTGTGGCGGGCTGTCTGCAGTTCCTTGAGATGTTTCCGCAAGGCGGGAGCAAACGAAGAACGGTCGATCTCACGTGTCATGCGCTTGCTGTTGCGCTCGACACGATCAATCAAGTCGCTGAGCTGTCCAACTAAGCGCCGGCCTGAGCCCGTCAGCCATCCAAGATGATGATCGGCATAGTGCAAATCTTGCAGCGAGTAGCGGACGGAAGCCAGTTCTTCCAGGCAGCGAAATCGAGAGCGCTGCAAATCTCGCATGGTCAGCCCCGCCCGTTTCCACTCTGATGCTCCCTGACGGCCGACTCCCCACGAGGAAAGCCGCTCGAACAAGAGCGCTCCCATGGTAAAGGTAAAGGTCGCATGGAGAATGCCCCGCAGCGGACGGAGGCTTCGTCGCCAGGGCGAGTAGAAGATCTGCTGGTTACGGTCGCCGCGATACATGACCTGCTTTCGCAAGAGCAAATTGAGATGGTGATGGCTGTTCTCATGGATGAGATCGTCGATCAAATCAAGGTTGCTACGATCAAAACAGTTGATGAAGGACAGCCCCGGCCGATGGCGATAACTGAAACTGACGACACCTTTTGCCTGCAGCGGAATCATGCGGTCAGTGAGCAACGTTAAGAGATCGTGTCCCTCCGGCCAGGCAAGCTGGATCGTCTCCCAAGCACGAGTGATACGTTCGACCTGGCGCTGATCAGTGGGCTTCACGGTTTTGGGTTGACGGTCCTTCCCGTAAACCAACGTTGGGCCAACGGTGACGGGATCAGGCTTACCCTTGGCGGCAACCATAGAAGAGCGGTATGCCCACTGCCATTGCCCCTGCCCGCTGCCACTTGACCACACCGGCGAGACGGTCTTTCCGATCTTGAACGAGATACGAGCCGGTTCCACCCGAACTACCACGCGACCTACCGATCGACGTACCGCCCGCCGCACTTCATCTGGCGCCTGACACCAGGCGCCAGTCAGATCAACAGACAGCGTCCCAGCTTGTTCGCTACGCTCGAAATTGTCGGAAAGATGTCCTGAAACCTCCCACTGCGTCATCTTCCGCTGACGGAGCCACTGCACCGTCACGGCTTGGTCGAACCAGAGCGACTCCTGAGTCAACTCCTGCGTCAGTCGCCGACAGAGAGTCATCAATCGTTTTTCCAATCCAGATGCATGGGATTGTCCAGTCGGAAACAGATCATCCATGTAGCCATGCTCAAAAAACTTCTCCCGGCATTCGTCGAAAAACTGCGCTGCAAACTCGGTCCGATCCTGCTCTATTTTCAATTGCCGATACACATCGAGGAGATACACAAGATCATTCAGCGTCTCGATCCAGCCGACCACTTTCCAGGTAGAATAGGACTCCAACGGAAAGGCTGACCGGAGATGGTCAAAGAACCCAGTGGGAAGCTTCAGCTCTCTCGACAGGTCAACGTAGTCAGCGTGCAGTTCCCGACACAGATCAGCGTAGAGTCGACGCATCGAAAGACGAAATTCATGCTGCAGTTTGATGAGAGGCTGCGGATCGAGCAGGTGCATAGTGAGACGAGTGCGCGCAATGGTGGGGAGGACTCTAGCGCAGCGAGAAAGTGGGTGCAAGTGCGAAGCTAAGCGACGCAGTATTGTCCTTTGCCAGCATGAGCCAGCACACCATCATGAGTGCCTGGATATTCTTCCTCGGCAGGCACTAACATGGAGCTTTCTACACGCTGAGGCACGGCAGTGAGGGAAGTCATGCCCTGCCTCTCAATGGTGAAAGACTCTCATGATACTAAACAGGACAGATCTGACCCTGGTCCTCGCGGAGATTGCTCCGCTGTTGCAGGGCGGCTGGATTCAGAAGATTCATCAACCACAGGCCCGCACCATCGTATTTGATATTCGGGTGCCGGGCGAGACCCATCGGCTGCTCATCTCGTGCGAGCCGGACAGCGCGAGACTCCACCTCACCACCGGCTCTCATCTGAATCCTCCGACACCTCCCCCTTTCTGCCAGTTTCTCCGAGCCCGTTTTCAAGGGGCCAGACTCGACGGCATCCATCAGATCGAGAACGACCGCATCGTCGAACTACAGATCACCAGCAGGGACGGGCCTTGCACCATCATGTGTGAATTGATCGGACCCAAGGCCAATCTCCTGGTCCTCGATGCCGAACGCCGAGTCCTGCGAGATTTGACTCGCCAATGCACGAATATTGGAAAACTGTATGAGCCACCGAGTCAAAGCACCACATCTCAGAAACAGGCACCGAGTCGTTTCGCAGATACCATCGGAGGTCTACACCCTGTCTCAGAGGCGATCGATGCCCATTACCGTGAGCAGGAATCCGTACTGGCCGTCGACCGGATCAAAGAAGAACGCCTACGTGCTCTAAAAAAGACGCTCAAGAAAGAGCAGCGGTTGATCGAGGCCTGGCGGAGTGACCTTGCAAAAGCAGCCGCCTACCACGCCTATGCCCGGTATGGAGAATTGATCAAGGCCAACCTTGGAGCCATCACGAAGGGAACCGATCGGATTGAGGTGACCGATTACTTCGATGACCAGCTCCCCACCATCAGGATTCCCCTCGACCCCATGAAATCTCCCCAGAGCAATATGGACGACTATTTTCGAAAGCACCGAAAATATCTTGCCGCTGAGAGAGAACTCAAACCGCGCATCGAACGAGCCGAGCTTGGTCTCGCGCGGTTACGCCAAGAACTTCGGGACATCGAGCAAGGAACCTGGACTCCACCTGCCGCACCTTCTCCCCGTCCAAACGTCGCCACCAGGACGACGCCTCGTGCCGTTGATCAGCCACGTGGTCCATTCCGTCGATTTACCTCGACCGATGGGCTGCCGATCTTCGTCGGACGCAATGCGCGAGAAAACGATGAACTGACATTTGGTCTCGCCAAGAGCGACGACCTGTGGCTGCATGCGCGTGGAACACCAGGATCACACGTCGTCGTTCGCTTAGGGAAAGGGATAGAGCCTCCACCGGAAACGCTTCGTGACGCGGCTACACTGGCCCTGCTCTACAGCGATCTGAAGAAAAGCGGCAAAGGCGATGTGATCTACACCAGGCGTAAGTGGGTGAAGAAAGCCAAGGGGCAGGCCCCTGGCGCGGTGATCGTGACCCAGGAAAAATCAGTGCACGTCAGTCTGGATAAAAACCGACTGGACGCAATCAAAAATCGGACTAGCCTGGATTGATCTGCATCTCACCCTACCTCACAGCCTTGCCCAAGACAGCTACTGCTCCCATCAAATCTTGGCCTCACCGGATATGTCGTTCCAGGCTGAAACAACGGTTTCTCTCGCTCTTTGACTTGTCCAGCACTATGATGGAGATGGGAGACGCAATCGATGACCAGTCCGCAACGTGCTCCGGCGCAAGCCAGCTCTCCAACAATGTTAGTCGTCGACGACGAACCGGCGATCATCAGACTCTCCAGAATGATGCTCGAAGAAGCGGGATATACCGTGCTTGAAGCCGAGGGCAGCTCGGAGGCCCTCAAGATCTGCACCCAACATAAGGGACCAATCGATCTCTTGCTGACAGACCTTGTGTTACCACCACCAGGTTTTCAGCTCGCCTCAACCTCCAACCAATTTCCACACGTCCATGGTCATGAGCTGGCCGTTCGAGCCACCATGATCCGGAGCGAGCTTCGCATCATTCTGATGTCCGGCAACCCTGAGAAAGACCTGGTGAGCCACGGGATCAAACGGGGAACACTCCCGTTTCTGGCAAAACCGTTCGAACGTGAGCGCTTGCTCGCCCTGGTAAAAAACGTACTCTCACAACCGCCAATGCCCCTTGGAGTGGAACCGCCCCCCCGTGCCGCCAATGATGCCGAGTGGTTCGGTTAGCCGAGCAGATCGTTTCTTGTCCGGACCACGTTACGTCTCGCTACTACGCATGCTCCGTCATAAACCATCCGGCGATCGATAACCTCCGGTGCTGGCCAGCCGTCGCATCGACTCGACAAACCCGATGAAATCGAGGGACGGTAAACATCACCAAGGATCCCGGGCGCGGCTCAATACAATGAGTCGGGAACAGATCAGGTTGAGCAGCGTGGCCACCTGATCGCGAAGTATAGAGGATCAATTCCCCTCCCCAATCCGGCTGCCATTCCTCATGAACATAGGTCACCACAGCGATCCGGCGATGCAGGGTCCGCCGCCCCGCAATCGGTCGCCCCTGATCCGTGTCGTCATGGGTAAGGAGACAATCGCCTGCCGCATACGAGTAGTAGCTAAATCCCAAATGTCGCCCGACAATGTCGGGGAAGGACTCGATGTGGTCATGGATGAACGGAAATTGAATCCGCGACAGGAACCGCTGCCCCTCCGGAGGACCAATTTCTGCTTTCGCCCAGTTTCCTGACTGCGGAAAGTCTTCCCGGACAGAGGGAAGATCTGAGAGACTTTTCCAAGCCGCCTGATTCATCCCGTCACGAAAGAACTGTCGCTCCTCGGCGGACCAAAAGTTTTCAATCACCAATACGGGACTGCTTCGAAACGAAAATGTACTCACGTCGTCTGATGTTACTGATGATGGCATTCCATTCATGATTCCACTCACACCCTGGCCGACATTGGCCCCCACAAGACAGCACGCGTTACCTGTTTCGCTGATAAAAAAAGAGGGGCTGCCACACATGATGGCAGCCCCTCCGTCCAAATGTCTGGAACCGATTACTTACCAGCGATCGCGCTTTCCACCGCCTCCGCTGCGACCACCGCCTCCACCGAATCCACCACGCCCGCCACCACCACCGGTCCGCGGCTCCTGGGGACGTGCTTCATTGACTGTAAGCGTCCGGCCACCCATTTCTGACCCGTTGAGTGCCGTGATGGCAGCTTGAGCTTCGGCATCGGACGACATTTCCACAAAGCCGAATCCCCGGGATTGCCCGGTGAACTTATCCGTGATGATGCGGGCAGAAGCCACTGCACCATGCGCCGCGAATAAGTCACTCAATTGCTGCTCGGTCGCCGAGTAGGGCAACCCACCGACATAGATCTTCGAACCCATTGGGGTTCCTCCTTTAGGATAATGACATTGTCTTGAGCACGAGGAACGGGGAAGGAGCGGGCCGAAGACGCGATCGATGCAGCGGCTTAGGTCTGACTTCCGACAAGATTCCCGGACAAGGCAACATCGACATTGTGGGCCTTCTCTGATAGTCACTCAGTATCGCGAGGCCCCGGTCGATACGAGTCAGAGCAACAGTAGCATAGAGATTCGCTAATTACAACCTTACTCCCCAACTCGAACCAAAAGCCCCTGATCTTTGCAATAGGTCATCGTTCGATAAAACCAGCCGACCACACCGATCACCAGTACTCCGTTGAGCCCGATAGCCCAGGCCAGGTGCGTGAGCGGCGCCTGTCCCGTCGCTAAGACCGCCCGCATCCCCTCAAAAATATGTGCGGCCGGGTTCACCCATGCAATCCCCTGAAGCCAGTCCGGCAGGATCTCCAAGGGATAGAAGGCACACGAGATTGGTTGAAACAGAAAGACCGTGCTCCAGGCCAAGACCTCGGCTTCCTGCCCAAATCGCATGATGAGCGATGTAGTCAACACGCCGATGATCCAGCCAGTGACGACGAGATTCAGCACGAAGGGACCAAGCCACAAACCGATCATCAGCACGTTATAGGAATAAAAGATGAGGGCACAGACTGCCATGATGATTGAGACCGCCGTGACCTTCATCACGCTCATGGCCATCGTCGCCGCGAGAAATTCGCTCGGCTTCAGCGGGCTGGCAAACAAGTTCATGATATTCCGTGCCCAGAGTTCTTCGAGATACGTGATCGTGATCCCTTGCTGCGCACGAAAGAGAATGTCCCAGAGGATGAGCGCCCCTAAGAAGAACGTCACGAACCCGGGAACCTGTGGTTGATACCGTACAAGATACAACGTGATGAATCCCCAAATCACGAGATCGAGAAACGGCCAATAGAAAATCTCCATGATCCGCGGCAAACTTCTTCGATAGAGATACAGATGCCTGAAGATCAGTGCCGTGATCCGATGAAGTTTCATCCGCAGGACTCATGTGTGTGCTCATGATGACAACCACCGCATCCCTGTTGTGGACTGAGCAGTTCTGCCATCAACTGCCTGACCCCAGCCACCATATGAGTCCCTGCCCGTCGCCCATCAGGCATCCGGCGCAACCAGAGCCCCAACAGCAGGGTCGGCACCCCAGTAAGCCCCACGCCGAACAACAGCGTCAGGCTCGTCGGTCCTCCCATCCACCAGAGCAGCGCACCCACCAATGAAAATGGAACCACCCCGGCGATCGTACTTTTGAACACAATCAGCCATCCGCAAGTTCCTCGAGCTCGGCCTATCAGGCTCACGACCAGCCAAAACAGTCCCCAGGCCGTACTGACGACCAACCCTCCGGTGACAAACCCCAAGACGAAATCGATAAGGGGATGTATCATGATGGCAAAGAAGCCGTTGATTCCCGTGCCAACTTCAAAAACACCTCCTCAAGGTCGGTTTGGCCGAATCGATCAACGATGGCTTGTGCTGTCCCCTCGGCCACCAGCCGCCCGCGCTGGAAAAAAATAATCCGGTCCGACATTTCTTCCATCTCCCGCATATTGTGGGAAGTGTATAAGATGCTCAGGCCTGATGCTCGCTGCTCCTCTTTCAACAGAGCTCTGATCTTGTACGCCACATCAGGGTCCAAACTCGCCGTCGGTTCGTCAAGAAAGAGAATGCGCGGCTCCGTGAGAATGGCCTTGGCCAGCGCCAGCCGCGTCATCTGCCCGGATGACAGCTTGCGGGTGACTTTGCGTTGAAACTCTTCCATCTCAAGTTTTCTCACTACCGTGTCGATCCGTTTCGCCATATCGGAGAGTCCGTACAACCTCGCCACCACCCAGAGATTTTCCTCAACCGTCAACGCTTGGGGCATTGAGATGTAGGTAGACGAAAAGTTGACCTGTTGTAAAATCTCCTCCCGGTGCGTCGACAAATCCAGACCGAATACGTCGATGGAGCCCGATGTCGGTGTCACCAACCCCAGTAACATCTGAATCGTCGTTGTCTTGCCCGCCCCATTAGGCCCCAACAATCCGAGAATCTCTCCCGGCCGGATCTCGAACGACACGCCATTCACTGCCGTGAAGTCGCCGAAGCGCTTCGTCAATTGTGACACTTTCAAAACGGGACTCGCCATCGAGCTCATCATGCCGGTTGAGTCAATTGAACAACAAGGCACCGCTGATCTTCTCGGGGCTATGGCACGTGTCACATTTTCTGTCCAACACCCTACCGTCATGCTGCGTCTTTCCATCATGGCAACGGAAACAATCGCTGAGGGCTCTCGTGCGCAGGGAGGACCCTTCCGGATAGAGGGGATACCATGGTTTGCTGTCGGCAGACACATGGCCACGTGGGATCACAATGGGATAGCCCTTGATCGGTTCATCATGCACGACACCGGCATGACAGGTCGTACAGCCTTCTCCCTGTCCACGAACCGTGAATGCCTCCATATGTTGGCGATGACTCACGACTAACCCCACCTCCTTCACCGGTAGCGGGAGATCGCGGGACGCAATTTCCGAGACACGAAGAATGTGTCGATGACAGCTTAGGCAGACGCCAGAATCCACCGTCGCTTTCAGATTGTGCGCCTCCGTCGGAGTCCCCAGGAGCGTGATGGCTGCATCCTTGGCCCCAGCCAACACCTTGTCCGTAAGCCACCCGTGAAGCCCAGGCCGCACATGGCAGGCAACACAGCTGATGTCTTTATGTGAGGATTTCGCCCAACTCTGGTAAGAGGGCGCAATGGTGTGGCATCCGGCACAGAACTCAGGTTGATTAGTCAATGGAATCGCAATCCCCGCCAGAGCGACAGCCCCGACCATGACGGCCAACGCAATCGTGGTCCTAGACGTCCAGCTCATGCTCCCGGTGCCGAAGGGGAAACTGCCGAATCAAGAGTGCGGCCACGCCGGCGACATCGTCCAGATGCAACACAGGCACTGGAAGATCGACCGGCCTATCGGACACGACGGCGAGAAGACCGTCGGACGAATAGGAAACTTCCTCCAACTGATCGCGCACGACAATGATCTTGGGATAGTCCTCACTCTTCCATCCCTCCGCAATGATGAGATCGTACGAGTGATCCAGGAAACGGTCTCGGACTTCTTCCACCTTGAGCTGTTCGGATACATCGGCAAAGAGGGCGAGACTCCCCTTCGACACGACGATGACACTGCCGGCGCCGGCGCGTTTATGGCGCCAACTATCTTTTCCTTCGGTATCGAGATCGAATCCGTGACCGGCGTGTTTTACCGTTGCAACACGATACCCGGCCCGCACGAGCTCAGGAATGACCCGCTCAATCAACGTGGTCTTTCCGCTATTCGAGCGACCAATAAACGAAACGATTGGAATGGACATGCTGTGACCGTGCAGTTTGTCTCGTTAGCAACAAGAGAGCCGATGGGCTCCGGAATGGATCTGTTCGGTTCTTGTGGACCAGGCCTCGCCGCTCAACAACTGGACCGTGACCTCGTCACCGGGCTGAAGTCGCTCCGTCTCTACCGGGATATCGATGAGACAATTCGCCTTCACCATTGAGGTCAGAATACCGGAACCCTGGTCACCGGTCGTGCGAACCTTGAAGACCCCCTCTTCTCGTGTCAGGACCCCTCGCAAGAAATGACGCCGATCAGTACGCTTGGAAAATTTCTCCTGAAAGATCGCCTGCAGCACCGGCCGTCCATAGGTCCGGCAGCCGCTCATCTTCTGCAGTGCCGGTCTTACGAGTTGCTCAAACGTCACCATGGAGGACACGGGATTACCAGGAAGGCCGAAGGCCAGCTTGCCTTGGATCCTGCCAAATGCCAAGGGTTGCCCGGGTCTGATCGCGAGTTTCCAAAAGTTCATCTCGGCCCCAAGCTCACGGAAGACCGCTTTGGTGAAATCATAATCACCCATCGAAACTCCACCGGACAGGACCAGGATATCGGCATTCAACCCTTGCGAAATCTTCTCCTTGAGAGCGGCTGGTGTATCGCGGGCAATACCGAGCAAGAGCGGAACCCCTCCGGCTTCCTGCACAGCCGCGGCCATGCCGTAACTATTCGAGTTGATGATCTTCTCTTCACTGAAGCGCTCATCCAAATCAGCCAATTCGTCGCCGGTCGACAGAATCGCTACCCGAGGCCGCTGATAGACATACACCAGTGCCTTCGCAAGGATCGCCAGCATCCCAGCCTCACCGGGACGAATCCTGGTCCCCTGGGCGATGATGCAGTCGCCTTTCTTGACGTCCTCACCCTGGGGCCTGATGTTGGCGCCCTTCGGTTCCGGCTTCAACACGCGCACGGATGCCGGTGTCGGCTCAGTGTCCTCGACTTTGAGCACCGTATCCGCCCCTCGGGGCATCGGGGCACCAGTCATGATCCGGATTGCCTCACCAGGCCCAACCGTTTTTGTCGGCATCGTCCCGGCGGGAACATCTTCAATAATCGAAAGCGTCACCGGCTTCTGGATAGCATGCTCTTGTTTGATATCCTCCCACCTCACCGCAAACCCATCCATGGCAGAGTTGTCCCATGGCGGATTGTCCCGCTCGGCAACGATGTTCTCACCCAGCACACGGCCCAAGACATCCACAATCGAGACTTTTTCAATTCCTAACACCGGCGTGGCATCAAGCACCACTCGTTGTGCATCGTGGAGTTGGGTCAAACCAGTCATGGCATCGGCAGCTTTCACTGGCGTATTCCTCTCATCGGCCCGGCGGTCGGCTTTCCTACTTTCAGAAGCGATGCCCCCTTCTTGCAGAACGCTTCGACTTGATTGGCAATCTGATGGTAGGCCTCCGCCGTGGGCGTATCAGAGTTGAAGAGCGCAAAGGGTTCCCCGGCATCCGATTGGGTGACTACATCCGGGTCGAGCGGAATTCGCCCCAAGAAGGGAACCCCCATATCGTTCGCGGAAGCTTCCCCACCACCCTTTCGGAACACATCGATATGCGTATGGCAATGTGGACACTCAAGCCCACTCATATTTTCCACAATGCCGATGATCGGCACGTCACTATCCTTACAAAAGGTCACTGACTTGCGCGAATCGAGCAGCGCCACTTCCTGAGGAGTCGTGACGATGACCGCGCCGCTGACCTGGCCGAGCAAGTCGATCGTGGTGACTGATTCGTTGCCAGTACCAGGAGGAAGATCGATCAGGAGAAAATTTAGATCTTGCCAATCGACTCCGCCCAGCAGCTGATTGATGAATTCATACTTATAGGCATCTCGCCAGATAATAGGATCATCCGAGTTCTGCAGCAGAAACGACATGGAGGCGATCTTCAAATTGTACGCCTGGAAGGGAATGATCCCCCCGGAAGTGCTGATCTTGAGCTTCTGTCCTTCGGCCCCGACCATCTTGGGAATATTGGGGCCATGGATGTCCATATCACAGATGCCGACATGCCATCCCTTGAGTGCCAAACTGACCGCAATGTTCGTAGTGCAGGTACTCTTCCCTACACCACCCTTATTGCTCATAATGAGCACCTTGTACTCAATCCGCTCCATCCGCTTGGCCACCAGCCAACGGCTATGCCCTTCTTTATCCTTTTGACATCGCTCTGTTTCATCACAGATGGCGCAAGCCCACATGTAGGTGCAGGCATCCTCGCTTCCACTGTTATTGATCACATTGAGTTCACGTGTCATGAATGTGCTTTCTAACAATCAGGTTCGTTAATACCCATCATGCTCGCTTACGACGCTACTGCTGTCGTCCCCCAGGAACGCCCACATAGTCATCGTTCGCGGAGGAGTTCGACATCGCCACCCCCGCCGCACTCCTTCCGGCTCCAGCTCCAGCCATCACGACCGTTGGAACTGACGGCCGGCTGGATTCGGCTTCCGTCTTCTTTCCAAACACTTTCGCGCCAAAAATTCCGACCCAGTAGAGTAGAAACATGGGACCGGCCATCAACGTTTGATTGAACGGGTCCGGCGTGGGCGTCAGGATAGCGGAAATCACGAACGACCCTAACAGGGCCCACTTCCAATATTGAATCAAGAACGGCGCGTCCACCCACCCGAGCTTCGCCATGAGCGTCAGCGCCAACGGCACCTCAAAAATCAGCCCGAATACCATCAGAAACCAGAGGGCGAAGCCAACATATTGCGCAATGGAAATCTGCGGCGCAAATCCTGCGTTGACGCCGTACGAAATCAAAAAATTCAACGCAAACGGCAGAACGAAAAAAAATGAAAAGCCCGCCCCCGCATAAAACGCCGCCGCACTTACACACACAAACGGTCCGACAAACCGTCGCTCTTGTGCGTGCAGCCCCGGAACCACGAATCGCCAGATCTCATACAGCAGATACGGAAGGGCGAGCAC
This window of the Nitrospira sp. genome carries:
- a CDS encoding Mrp/NBP35 family ATP-binding protein yields the protein MTRELNVINNSGSEDACTYMWACAICDETERCQKDKEGHSRWLVAKRMERIEYKVLIMSNKGGVGKSTCTTNIAVSLALKGWHVGICDMDIHGPNIPKMVGAEGQKLKISTSGGIIPFQAYNLKIASMSFLLQNSDDPIIWRDAYKYEFINQLLGGVDWQDLNFLLIDLPPGTGNESVTTIDLLGQVSGAVIVTTPQEVALLDSRKSVTFCKDSDVPIIGIVENMSGLECPHCHTHIDVFRKGGGEASANDMGVPFLGRIPLDPDVVTQSDAGEPFALFNSDTPTAEAYHQIANQVEAFCKKGASLLKVGKPTAGPMRGIRQ
- a CDS encoding response regulator — translated: MTSPQRAPAQASSPTMLVVDDEPAIIRLSRMMLEEAGYTVLEAEGSSEALKICTQHKGPIDLLLTDLVLPPPGFQLASTSNQFPHVHGHELAVRATMIRSELRIILMSGNPEKDLVSHGIKRGTLPFLAKPFERERLLALVKNVLSQPPMPLGVEPPPRAANDAEWFG
- the mobB gene encoding molybdopterin-guanine dinucleotide biosynthesis protein B, producing MSIPIVSFIGRSNSGKTTLIERVIPELVRAGYRVATVKHAGHGFDLDTEGKDSWRHKRAGAGSVIVVSKGSLALFADVSEQLKVEEVRDRFLDHSYDLIIAEGWKSEDYPKIIVVRDQLEEVSYSSDGLLAVVSDRPVDLPVPVLHLDDVAGVAALLIRQFPLRHREHELDV
- a CDS encoding NFACT family protein, producing the protein MILNRTDLTLVLAEIAPLLQGGWIQKIHQPQARTIVFDIRVPGETHRLLISCEPDSARLHLTTGSHLNPPTPPPFCQFLRARFQGARLDGIHQIENDRIVELQITSRDGPCTIMCELIGPKANLLVLDAERRVLRDLTRQCTNIGKLYEPPSQSTTSQKQAPSRFADTIGGLHPVSEAIDAHYREQESVLAVDRIKEERLRALKKTLKKEQRLIEAWRSDLAKAAAYHAYARYGELIKANLGAITKGTDRIEVTDYFDDQLPTIRIPLDPMKSPQSNMDDYFRKHRKYLAAERELKPRIERAELGLARLRQELRDIEQGTWTPPAAPSPRPNVATRTTPRAVDQPRGPFRRFTSTDGLPIFVGRNARENDELTFGLAKSDDLWLHARGTPGSHVVVRLGKGIEPPPETLRDAATLALLYSDLKKSGKGDVIYTRRKWVKKAKGQAPGAVIVTQEKSVHVSLDKNRLDAIKNRTSLD
- a CDS encoding NapC/NirT family cytochrome c, which encodes MSWTSRTTIALAVMVGAVALAGIAIPLTNQPEFCAGCHTIAPSYQSWAKSSHKDISCVACHVRPGLHGWLTDKVLAGAKDAAITLLGTPTEAHNLKATVDSGVCLSCHRHILRVSEIASRDLPLPVKEVGLVVSHRQHMEAFTVRGQGEGCTTCHAGVVHDEPIKGYPIVIPRGHVSADSKPWYPLYPEGSSLRTRALSDCFRCHDGKTQHDGRVLDRKCDTCHSPEKISGALLFN
- a CDS encoding DUF2059 domain-containing protein produces the protein MRDQEKRQQGCVARVALLGCFWSMTVVVGGAVADAATIENSKTIKIEKLLTLIRVSELESEYETLTQKYVSEYEQQIRKSIAVSYPTVSGETKKEIERLLDAFLKDIRQSMGKMETLHDHLKQAYSRNFGEDELDRLIAHYSSPVGEKDAGMKKSAAIEYNTMWTAQFMNQYKARVEKLLQVVALVARGKAKQGA
- a CDS encoding RNA-binding protein is translated as MGSKIYVGGLPYSATEQQLSDLFAAHGAVASARIITDKFTGQSRGFGFVEMSSDAEAQAAITALNGSEMGGRTLTVNEARPQEPRTGGGGGRGGFGGGGGRSGGGGKRDRW
- a CDS encoding ABC transporter ATP-binding protein; the encoded protein is MASPVLKVSQLTKRFGDFTAVNGVSFEIRPGEILGLLGPNGAGKTTTIQMLLGLVTPTSGSIDVFGLDLSTHREEILQQVNFSSTYISMPQALTVEENLWVVARLYGLSDMAKRIDTVVRKLEMEEFQRKVTRKLSSGQMTRLALAKAILTEPRILFLDEPTASLDPDVAYKIRALLKEEQRASGLSILYTSHNMREMEEMSDRIIFFQRGRLVAEGTAQAIVDRFGQTDLEEVFLKLARESTASLPS
- the tatC gene encoding twin-arginine translocase subunit TatC, coding for MPVMEHLVEFQVRLTRAVIALAVVFMGTFLYADTLVKWLRIPLQNMFVPSQLTWEPTDLPTVPFVFLAPAEALWQNVKVAGLCAIVLALPYLLYEIWRFVVPGLHAQERRFVGPFVCVSAAAFYAGAGFSFFFVLPFALNFLISYGVNAGFAPQISIAQYVGFALWFLMVFGLIFEVPLALTLMAKLGWVDAPFLIQYWKWALLGSFVISAILTPTPDPFNQTLMAGPMFLLYWVGIFGAKVFGKKTEAESSRPSVPTVVMAGAGAGRSAAGVAMSNSSANDDYVGVPGGRQQ
- a CDS encoding ABC transporter permease yields the protein MRMKLHRITALIFRHLYLYRRSLPRIMEIFYWPFLDLVIWGFITLYLVRYQPQVPGFVTFFLGALILWDILFRAQQGITITYLEELWARNIMNLFASPLKPSEFLAATMAMSVMKVTAVSIIMAVCALIFYSYNVLMIGLWLGPFVLNLVVTGWIIGVLTTSLIMRFGQEAEVLAWSTVFLFQPISCAFYPLEILPDWLQGIAWVNPAAHIFEGMRAVLATGQAPLTHLAWAIGLNGVLVIGVVGWFYRTMTYCKDQGLLVRVGE
- a CDS encoding molybdopterin molybdotransferase MoeA, with translation MKAADAMTGLTQLHDAQRVVLDATPVLGIEKVSIVDVLGRVLGENIVAERDNPPWDNSAMDGFAVRWEDIKQEHAIQKPVTLSIIEDVPAGTMPTKTVGPGEAIRIMTGAPMPRGADTVLKVEDTEPTPASVRVLKPEPKGANIRPQGEDVKKGDCIIAQGTRIRPGEAGMLAILAKALVYVYQRPRVAILSTGDELADLDERFSEEKIINSNSYGMAAAVQEAGGVPLLLGIARDTPAALKEKISQGLNADILVLSGGVSMGDYDFTKAVFRELGAEMNFWKLAIRPGQPLAFGRIQGKLAFGLPGNPVSSMVTFEQLVRPALQKMSGCRTYGRPVLQAIFQEKFSKRTDRRHFLRGVLTREEGVFKVRTTGDQGSGILTSMVKANCLIDIPVETERLQPGDEVTVQLLSGEAWSTRTEQIHSGAHRLSCC
- a CDS encoding 2OG-Fe(II) oxygenase, with protein sequence MSTFSFRSSPVLVIENFWSAEERQFFRDGMNQAAWKSLSDLPSVREDFPQSGNWAKAEIGPPEGQRFLSRIQFPFIHDHIESFPDIVGRHLGFSYYSYAAGDCLLTHDDTDQGRPIAGRRTLHRRIAVVTYVHEEWQPDWGGELILYTSRSGGHAAQPDLFPTHCIEPRPGSLVMFTVPRFHRVCRVDATAGQHRRLSIAGWFMTEHA